The Zalophus californianus isolate mZalCal1 chromosome 8, mZalCal1.pri.v2, whole genome shotgun sequence genome has a segment encoding these proteins:
- the LOC113937867 gene encoding 60S ribosomal protein L17-like: protein MVHYSLDPENPTKSCKSRGSNLRVHFKSTRETAQAIKGMHIRKATEFLKDVTLQKQCVPFHRYNGGVGRCAQAKQWGWTQGQWPKKSAEFLLHMLKNAESNAELKGLDVDSLVIEHIQVNKAPKMQRRTYRAHGQINPYMSSPCHTEMILTEKEQIVPKPEEEVAQKKKISQKKLKKQKLMARE, encoded by the coding sequence atggttcACTATTCgcttgacccagaaaaccctacgaaatcatgtaaatcaagaggttcaaatcttcGTGTTCACTTTAAGAGCACACgtgaaactgcccaggccatcaagggTATGCATATCCGAAAAGCCACTGAGTTTCTGAAAGACGTCACTTTACAGAAGCAGTGTGTGCCATTCCATCGCTACAATGGTGGAGTTGGTAGGTGTGCCCAGgccaaacagtggggctggacacagggtcagtggcccaagaagagtgctgaatttttactgcacatgcttaaaaatgcagagagtaatgctgaacttaagggtttagatgttgattctctggtcattgagcACATCCAGGTGAACAAAGCCCCCAAGATGCAGCGTAGAACGTACAGGGCTCATGGTCAGATTAACCCATacatgagctctccctgccacactgagatgatccttactgaaaaagagcagattgttcctaaaccagaagaggaggttgcacagaagaaaaagatatcccagaagaaactgaagaaacaaaaacttatggcccgggagtaa
- the LOC113937932 gene encoding ras-related protein Rab-9A-like, translated as MRLIMLGKSSLFKIILLGDGGVGKSSLMNRYVTNKFDTQLFHTIGVEFLTKDLEVDGHFVTMQIWDTAGQERFRSLRTPFYRGSDCCLLTFSVDDSQSFQNLSNWKKEFIYYAEVKEPKSFPFVILGNKIDISERQVSTKEAQAWCRDNGDYLYFETSAKDATNVAAAFEEAVGRVLATEDRSDHLIQTDTVSLHRKPKPSSSCC; from the coding sequence ATGAGATTAATAATGCTAGGAaaatcttcactttttaaaataattctccttGGAGATGGTGGAGTTGGGAAGAGCTCTCTAATGAACAGATATGTGACCAATAAGTTTGATACCCAGCTCTTCCATACAATAGGTGTGGAATTTTTAACTAAAGATTTGGAGGTGGATGGACATTTTGTTACCATGCAGATTTGGGACACAGCCGGTCAAGAGCGATTCAGAAGCCTGAGGACGCCATTTTACAGAGGTTCTGACTGTTGCCTGCTCACTTTTAGTGTCGATGATTCTCAGAGCTTCCAGAACTTGAGTAACTGGAAGAAAGAATTCATATATTACGCAGAGGTGAAAGAGCCCAAAAGTTTTCCTTTCGTGATTTTGGGCAACAAGATTGACATAAGTGAACGTCAAGTGTCTACAAAAGAAGCCCAAGCCTGGTGCAGGGACAACGGCGACTATCTTTACTTTGAAACAAGTGCAAAAGATGCCACAAATGTCGCAGCAGCCTTTGAGGAAGCAGTTGGAAGAGTCCTTGCTACTGAGGATAGGTCAGATCACCTGATTCAGACAGACACAGTCAGTCTGCACCGAAAGCCCAAGCCTAGCTCATCTTGCTGTTGA